GGTGAGTAGGGCAGGGGGCACAGACCCACATACCGcggtgctggagcctgggctgcctctctcccagccccttgtctcctcctggctgctgctgtccaCCTCCAAGCTGCTGTCTGAGGCTTCTCTGGCCTGGCACACCTGGGGGCTGGACTGCCCCTTGCCCTGCAGCCCGGGCACTGGGCTAcccctgcctggctggggggaagcagggggcattgctgagaAAGGGGCTGGGGTGCTGGAGTGAACCCCGCCCCATCTCTTTACCTTGTTCCTTGGACTTTACCCCCTCattcccccactctgcccctggtGCTTGTGCCCATCCCTTCCGCCCTGCACTTGCCAACCCCTGGTAGCTGGGTGCTGGAGCCCACCCTGTGACTTCCACCCAGCCattctcaccccccacccctggaccCTATCCGCACCCCATTCATCCTGTCCTCCTGAtacctgccccacccctttgTGATCCCAATGGCACCTGGTGCTGTCCCAGGTTCCTACCCCACCCCCTTACCTCAGCCCATCGGCCTGCATTGCCATCAGCTGCTGCCCGCTCTGGGCTGCCATCCCCTAcctctggggagcagaggggtgggggcgAGGGCCTGGAGACAGTACACCCTGTCCACCCCATCCGCACCCTATGGCTCTCACCTGCAGGGAGGCACTCCAGGGGGGTCCAGGCCTCTCCTGCCCATGTGCACAGCCTCCTGGGAGACAGGGACAGTGGGCCGACCGGCCGCCCCGTGGCCTCCTGGGAAGGGGACGGACAGGTCTGTTAGATCCTGGCAggaagagcagggtgggggatcCCCCCAGGGCCCTGTTACCTGCAGGGCCTTGCGCAGGATGTAGCGAATGTCAGGCAGGGAGCCATAGCGTTCCCGCTCCCGGAAGGCCAGTCCAGCCCTCACCACCTCATAGCAGGGAGGGGGCAcacaggcagcaggggccagagccCGCCCTGCCTGCACCCACTGCTGCACAGCCACACCCTCTGCCCCATACCAGGGCACGGCACCTGGAACATAAGAGCAGCTGGGTTAGCTCTGtgctggggggctggccccacGCCCCTGCCCATCACCCCCCAGGGTGCCTGGAACACAGAGCGGCTGGGTTAGATTGATGGCGAGGGTCCAGCTCCACTCCGCCTCACCAGGCGCTGACCTGTGAAGATCTCCTGGGTGACGGCACAGAAGCTATACAAGTCGGAGGTCGTGGAGGCTGGGCGGTCACGGATCACCTCCGGGGGCAGCCAGTTATAGAGCTCGGGGGGTGGTGCGGGGTCCCGAGGCCCAGTCTCGGCCCTGAAAATCAAGGGAGAGAGGCATCAGGGTGGGGTTCTCCGAGGGTCCCCCAGGCCTCATCCTGACAGGACTCACCGTGGCCGCATGTACTCCAGGCTGCTGAGTTTGGCCAGGCCGGGGCGCACCAGCTGGATTGCGTGGGAGGTGAGAGCACGATGCACATACCCCTGCCCATGCAGGAACAACAGCGCCtcacacagctgcagcagcaggcgcaaggcagccaggcaggaggggggtgcaggggggcagggtgCCTGCAGTGGGAGACACAGCATGAGTGGGGAGCCCCTTGTCTCCCCATGTTCCCATCCCACCTCCTTGCACAAACAGCCTGTCGCATTGGCACCAGGCTGGCTCCCCTCCTAATGTGGACAACATCTCACCTTGCCCCAGGCCAGCTCCCCTTCTGGCTCAGGGCCCAGTAGACAGAGGCCCTCACCCTGGCCCCAGGCCAGCTCCCCTTCTGGCTCAGTAGACAGAGCCCCTCACCCTGGCCCCAGCCGGCTCACCTCTTGGTGCAGGGCCCAGTAGAGGGAGCCCATCTCCACCCTCTCGAACACCAGACGCACCTCGCACAAGTCCAGGGAAGGGCTCACAGCCaggagtagcagcagctgggggtgGTGCAGACAGCTACAAGGGAGAGGGTGGCTTATTGGGGTGTAGCCCAGTGCAGGGCTCCCCATAGGGAAAAGGGGGGTTGTACCAGCCATACAGCCGCTCCTGCTAACAGGAGGGGCTCCCCATGGGGACAGGACAGCAATGGCTAATGGGGGGGTCCACAGGGCAGCAGGATTCGGAGGGGAAGGGCCCCCCGGGGCTGGGatgcctggggcagagggattcggggggggggggatgctacCTGCAGTGCTGTTGCTCTGCCACCAGCAAGTCCGTGGGGCCGTGGGGCCTGCTGCCAGGGGGCTCTGGTTTCAGCCATCGCACAGTGACGAACTGTCCCTTCCACAGGCAGCTGGTGGTAGAAAGGTGGGGTCAGCATCAGGGATCACTCTCCCACACACCTCATTCCCCCACTCTTACTTGCTCATGAGTGTGTAGGGCCCATTCTCATAGCTCAGGTCCGGCTCGGCCTGTGCCCGCAGCAGCTCATCTGGGTCTGCGATGGGGGTGACAGAGGCGAAACTGGGGCGCAGGGGGCCACTGGGGCACAGCTGTGTGAGGGGTACACAAGGGTGATCAGATGGGACTACCCCCCATGGAGATCAGGTTACCCCCCCATCTGGCCATACTAACCACGCCCTAAACCTTTGTGCATCACACTGCCCCCACACCAGCCATTCAAGGACCCCTGGGAACACCCCACCACCTGGTCCCTTCAGGGACCCCTGCTTACCTGGGAATGCCTCCTCCCCTCTGGCCATTCAGGGACCCCTGCTACCAGGGAATGCTCCCTCACCGATCCAAACTGACACCCCTGTTTACCTGAAGCCACCCCCCTGCTTACCTGGCCAAATCCCACCACAGGTCCCCTGCCGCTCCAATCTGTCCCAGAGCTGTCCAGAGACCTGTGGGGCAGGCTGAAAGTTAAACTTTTAACCACTAacccgctgccctgccctgccctgccctcccctccccaccccattttgGCACTTTACTGTGGcggagagaggaggggaatgtCTCTAAATAGCAGGGACTGGAGTCACATGGGGTCTCAGAGACAGACACTACATGTTATAACCAGCCCCACCCCTGTGCTGCCCTCTTgaggctggtttcagagtggtagccaagttagtctctatcagcaaaaacaatgagtcgttcttgtggcaccttagagactaacacatttatttgggcataagctttcgtgagctaaaacccacttcatcagatgcatggagtggaacatacagtagggaggtataaatgcacagcatatgaaaagataggagttgccttatcaagtgggggTTCAGTACTAACAAGCCAATtaaattaaggtggaagtgggctggtctcaacagttgacaagaagggtggaaatcacttttgtggtGCTAATGGGGCccatgtaatcaaggtggcccatttcaaacagttaacaagaagatgtgggtatcagcagggggaaattagttttcgAAGTGATCCATCCACTCTTGAGGCTGTTTCATGCCACTAAATAAAAATAGGTTTCCTGCTGCCCGAGAATGCAATGCATCCCCGTGACATGATCAGACAGGACTGTGGCCTGTGAGATTGTGGGTCCCATCATCCAATGCTCCATCTCAATGGGAGTGGACAGGGGGTGGCTCTGTGCTATAGTTCCCTGTATGCGATACACCGTCTTTAGCCCAGCAACCAAGATGCTCCCTATCCACTCATGTCAAGATAGAGCATCACATGCTGGACATATAGTCTCATCAGAGCCGTGCATGCTGGGGATGGTAACCTCATGCGTTACCTCCCATCCACTCACATCGAGATGGCTGCTGGGATCAAGATggagcaatgcatgctgggagctgctgcacgGTGGGAACCCCAGCTTTGTGGGGAGGGGTCTTACCAGAAGAAGGCAGAGAGCAGCGAGGACAAGGAGGAACGCAGGCTGCGTGGCGAGTCCTCTACCCTGCTGGAAAGCGTCTGCgtggctccctgctccctgtgcaGAGTCAGCCCCACCATTCGGGCACGGCACTGCTGAATGAATGCCAGCACCTGGGAGAGGGGGCGACAGGGAGACGATTCAGGCTAAGCTCTTTATCCCATACAGAGgtctccagtgcttaatttgtaccacagcttgccagggctgagccccggcgcCTCCGGGCCTGGCCGTTCAGAGCCCCGGCGCCTCCGGGCCTGGCCGTTCAGAGCCCCGGCGCCTCCGGGCCTGGCCGTTCAGAGCCCCGGAGCCTCCGGGCCTGGCCGTTCAGAGCCCCGGAGCCTCCGGGCCTGGCCGTTCAGAGCCCCGGAGCCTCTGGGCTTCCTGCATCAGTTGTGAATAtacaaaaattgcttgagcccaggtacctctttcattacaaattaagcactggagacCCCCCACCTCGATCGCACAGGTACCTCGGCATTCTGGTCACTCCCAGCTTGTTCAGCCCAGTCCTGGGGGGTCCTGCCCTGCTGATCATGGAGTCTCAGGTCACCTCCCGCCTCCAGGACTTGGGCGAAGAGGGGCCGCTGGCAGGAGAAGGCGGCTGCGTGGACGGGAGTGCTGCCATCATAACACCGGCTGGGGAAGGAAGTGCACGGGACAGGTGTTAGGATGAGAATGGGAGGCACAGCCAAGACAACAGGGCAACAAGGGAAGATTTTCTCATAATGCACTGTTTCCAGTCTGGCTTGGGAGAATGGGATCCAGAGCCTTTCCAGGGTGCCAGCTCCGATctggccccaggcagggggctgtttggctcagggggaggggaatgggatatGGGAACTTTCCTCCCTCAGGTCACTGGCTCCACCATGAGGGCCACTCACTGGTTGGGATCTGCTCTGAACCGGAGGAAGAGCCGGGCGACCATGGTGTGTCCCAGCAGTGCGGCAACGAAGAGGCCTGTCTGTCCTGCTGTGTTTTGGCCATCCACATCCACCCCTAAGGAGGCAAGCACAAAGATTACCCACACAGCATTGCACTCTGGACCCATGGTCTCTCGGGGCCAGGGTGGATTCACTGAGGGGCTTTACCTCTCTTCAGCAGCTTCTTGGTCTTCCTGAGCCTGCCCTCAGTCACGTGCTGGTGTAACTGCCCCGCCAGGGAGCCCGGCTCGGCGacagagcccaggctggtggggcaGCATGGCGGAAGCACAGGGGGCTTCGGCATTGCTCTAGAAAGAGGGAGAGGCAGAAGGGAGGCTACCAGAGCTGGCTGTACTGAAGGGAGGAGGGGCGTCACCCGCCAGTGCCGCATATTCACACACCCCAGGGTTCCCCTTGGGGTATGCTGGGGATTGGTGCTCTCAATGGGCGACTTTCCGCCTGCGctcctgccctctctcccccactgaaGGGTGGTTGGCCACGTCTGAACACACTAAGCTCTTGCCCACTCTTGGCATGACCCCCTCACACACCACGCTTCCCCCTCCGCCCTGGGCAGGGTCCCAGTGCTCTCAACCCATTAATCCCTGCCCCGGGGGTCGCTCTGGGTGGCCATATCGGAGCAAACCAAACTCTCCTTCACCCTTGGCTTGACCACAGTGCCCCCAGCCGACCTGTGGGCTAAAGGGCCTCCCCACGGCAGGCGGGGACGGAGTTACCCAGCTAACTCCCgggatggagggtgggggcaTCACGGTTGTCCACTCGCCCCCTTTCACGTCAGGCGGCCATATTGGTGCGACCCCAACGCCCGCCCCCCTGCGGCATGGCCaccgcccccctgccccatgctggttTTCCCTACCCCGGGCGGGGGCGGGAGAGTATCACTTCACATGCCCCATGCCCGCCCTCCTGAGGGAGGACTCTCGCCCCGCCGTGGGCTGGGCGGCCATTTTGGAACGATGCTGTGGGGTGGGCGGCCATACTGGGGCCCACTGAAGTCTCGCCCCCCTTGGCGTgactgtgcccctccccccgagggcagcccctcccttcccccacagggtGTGAAAGGTCGCCCCCCCGGGGCCAGGCAGCACCTGGAGGGGCGCTGAAGGAGGACCCCAAGAAATgaacgggggagcagcagcgaGGCCCGAGCCGCTGCCACTGCGCATGCGCGGGGgaaggggcggtgcctgtggccGGCGCAAGTCGCCGGCCCCCCTGCGCTGTGATTGGCTGAGAGAgccgcggggggcggggcccaACGGCTGTCCCGGCGCGAGGAGCGGGGAAAAGGCGCCGAGAGGCGGCAGGGGCCGCGCTCGCGCTCGCGCTGCAGCCGTTGGCGCCTCCCCCCGCCCTGGACAGGGATGTGGGGCAGGACCCCCGGGGGCGGGTCAttgccgggccgggccgggccgggccgggccgcgggCCGCCCCCCGCCGGCCTTGTGAGCGGCAGAGGGACTGTAACCGCCTGGCCACGGGGGCTCAGGCCTGGCAGAGCGTTGGGGTCCGGCCCTGGGCAGAGGGgttgggtgcgggggggtgaggggttggagggggggcggggctgggcagaggggttgggtgcgggggggtgaggggttggagggggggcggggctggggcagaggggttgggtgaggggttggagtggggggggcggggctggggtggggggtgagggctctggggtgttgcggggctggggcagagggttggaggggGGTCCGgccctgggcagagggttggggtgcgggggggtgagcagtggggcagggctggggatgaggggctacTCGCGCTAGCCCTGTGACACGCAGGGGCATGGCACAACCCTGGTATCCTCTAGTGGGCCAAGCCGTGCACACCCTCACTGCCGGCACACGCCTGCCTGGCCCCGAGGCCTGGGCTAGCCCCTGCTGCCAGGGCTGTGCTGTGCAGCCAGACCCCCCTGCGTCGTGGGCTTCAGGGAGGGCCAGCCCTGGCTGCCCAGACGGCAGCCTGGCGGCACTAGCTTGGCAGGGCGGAGTCACACCCGAGAGAAGCAGGCGGGGGGGCAGCCAGCGTGCCCAGAGCCTGTGACCCCCGCTCATCTCGCTAACCTGCTCCCCGCCAGATTAGTGGGGCTTGGCAGTGGGTTCACTCCTGGAGCGGCTCATGTCACAGCTGCCAGGGCCCGAGGGGCTTTATCCAGGCTGGGAGCGCCgggctggctgggaaaggagccATAGGGGAGAGCCGGACATCTGTCAGGCACAGAGGCGTTGGCCTGGGTGGGTGCCACCCGCAGGGGCTCACATGCCACCGAGCGGGGGATAGAGCAAGATGGCAATGTACAGGGATCGGGTGTTGAAATCCAGGCTCCCCCAGCTAGTCTTAACCCTGGCCACGGGGCCAGCACTGGCATGAGCGAGGGTTAACAGACTTGCTGCTGCCAAGCACTCGAGAGCAGAGAGGACTTGGCACCAGGCCCAGAGAGCAGGGGCGTGCCAGCCACGCCCGCACGTGATGGGGCCAACTCAAGCCagctcccagagccccctgcGCAGCTCTCCCTCACTCCCCCACAGCTCGCTATCAGCAGCGGGGCTGGGTGAGGATGCGGCAGCTGGGCAGAGCCAAAGGGACCGAACGCAGCAGCTGTCCACGGGAAAATGAAAGTGGCTGTTCAGCCCGGGGGATGAAGGCTGAAGAGAGGAAACTGGGCTGCCAGGGCCGCTTTCACTTTTCTTTCGCCTCAGCCCGGCTAAGAACAGGATTGGCGACAGcacagaggtttggggtgcggcCGCAGGGACGTGGCCCCAGTGCTGATGAGAGAGCACCGGCTGCCCCATGAGTGAGTTGGGggtgggacacggggcctttcccttctagggggtgccagctcggatccagctgcagggcagggagctgggggacagGGTGGGAATGGGGCTGGTACAGGGTTATGCtcacccctctcctctccctccacagGCTCTACTGTTGCTCTCCTACTCCTCACCCAGCTTAGCTCCCTGCGGGGGCTGGGGTCAGGTACGTACAGCTTGCCCAGCCATGGGGACCCCCGGACGCAGCCCCCCCCGCTCATCCCCTTTTTCATTGCAGACAAGCTGCCTGTGGAGCTGCCTGCTACCTCGgaggctgtgctggggggcaCGGCGCAGTTGAACTGCACCTACCCGCCCATGGCGGACCTGATCTTATACTGGACCCGACTGGGGCCGGACAGCGAGAGGAATGTCTACATCTACTACCGAGGGGAACACCTGGCCTCGCATGACGACCTGGCCTATCGGGGCCGTGCCACTGTCCCAGCTGGGCAGCCCGAGCGTGGGAACGGGGCCCTCTGGCTACACAACGTGACTCTGGCTGATGAGGGCAGGTACCGGTGCCGGGTAAAGAGCAACCGCGGCATGGGCGTAAGGGAGACGAAGCTTCAGCTCACAGGtaaatgggacacggggccttttcCCTCCACAGGTGGGGAATGGCATATGGGGTCTGTCCCCTCTCAGGGGTGCCGGCTCTAATCTGGCCCCATGTCGGGGGACAGGCTGGCTCACAGGAGTGGAAATAGAGCACAGAGCCTTTTCcgtctagggggcgctggctcttATCCAGCCCTGCAACTGGGCAGCATCTGTCTTCAATACAGTGCACATACGAacggccaatggtccatctagccccatgTCCTCTGTGACAGTGGTCACTGCCAGGCACTTCAGAGAcgtgaacagaacaggcaattatcgtgggtccatcccctgtcctccGCTCCCGTCCCGGCTTCCAGCACTCAGAGGCTAGGCACACTCAGAACAGGGGGCTgtgtccctgcccagcctggctaatagccagtgatggatccctcctccaggaactaagctagttctttgttgaaccccattatagttttggccctcacaacatcccctggcacagAGTTCCCCAGGCTGTCCGGgcgttgggtgaagaaatacttccttgtgtttcttttaaacctgctgccgattTATGTCATTGGGTGATCCAGAGCTCTTGTGTTACGAGGAATAAATAAAActaactttctccacaccagccatgattttatagccctctatctcTTTTCGAAGCTGGACAGCCCCAGTCCTACtatgtgacgcagcagggaggggggagtgttgacctgggaatgtggcaggggagtttcactccctgtGGATGGGATACTTGAGAGCCTGTAACCCGAcccgggagggggaggtaacatcTCTGCCCTTGGAATatggacaaaaggctgcaggagggagcctgctgggagggttttagtttcagtttggtgctgggtggtggaatgcagggaaccccagagCTGGGGtgtaagctccctgctcccccagaaggacttgattgaggggtcctggttgtaccccccaGCTcggttttagactgtgttcctgttgtccAATAAActttccgttttactggctgactgagagtcacagtgaatctcaggaagaggggtgcaggccccagactcccccacactccgtgacaactggtgtcaGCGGTGGAATCTACTGCACCCCATGaacggcgcttcctgcagtaagtgactggggaacagtaaaacgaagggggattgacgtgGAACaggcgtgctgaagattcagagagagatggtTTCAGGGGATGGtgaacccctgggagtgtgtgaccagagagaaggacttttgcagtaacagggtcctccgggggattgcagcgagcggtcccaggggcggaggagtctgcagctcgacgcTGGCAAGGAGGTGGTGACCTCAAAAAGGACTGGCACCCtcggggttcttcctggaaactgCGGAAAGCTGCACAGGCCTACGAGTGGCCAGCAGAGAGATGTATGCTAAAtgccttaagagcgacctggtggagctgtgcaggcagagggggctgcgcattgggaggtccaccaaggaacagctgattgcccagttggaggagagggatcgcttggacgacccgatccctgtccctgagggaagctgtCTAGTGGATGCagcgtgggccctggggcctgaccggGCTGGGAGGTGTCAGAGTGCTGCTGAGGACATCCCgagacccttcctacctatgcctgggggaggggttggggaatGCCCAGCAAATaccgagggcaccctgaccccggcagccagcaggggatcctcccggcggagctccccatccctggagtggaggcggctggaatgggagagggagatgaaaatgaaaagcagcgtcagcatgagcgggaagagaaggagaaacagcatgagctggagctggccaggctgaggagcagtggggtccCGGCTGCAGTGAGTGAgaggggacccaagactgcaaggagctttgacaagtgcttcctggcccagcgtaaggagtGGGAGGACATAGATtgcctgcgagatgcacagggttgaccctgcagacaggctcgaGTTTCTCACCCACTTACTGGACCCCAGAGctgtggaggtgtacagccgaatgacaggagtggaggcaggggactacgaactgttcaaaaaggccctgctccgtgagtttg
This DNA window, taken from Dermochelys coriacea isolate rDerCor1 chromosome 6, rDerCor1.pri.v4, whole genome shotgun sequence, encodes the following:
- the LOC119856738 gene encoding inactive serine/threonine-protein kinase TEX14-like, which codes for MSGGHRLWARWLPPRLLLSGVTPPCQASAARLPSGQPGLALPEAHDAGGSGCTAQPWQQGLAQASGPGRRVPAAGGGRPAARPGPARPGNDPPPGVLPHIPVQGGGRRQRLQRERERGPCRLSAPFPRSSRRDSRWAPPPAALSANHSAGGPATCAGHRHRPFPRACAVAAARASLLLPRSFLGVLLQRPSRAMPKPPVLPPCCPTSLGSVAEPGSLAGQLHQHVTEGRLRKTKKLLKRGVDVDGQNTAGQTGLFVAALLGHTMVARLFLRFRADPNHRCYDGSTPVHAAAFSCQRPLFAQVLEAGGDLRLHDQQGRTPQDWAEQAGSDQNAEVLAFIQQCRARMVGLTLHREQGATQTLSSRVEDSPRSLRSSLSSLLSAFFWSLDSSGTDWSGRGPVVGFGQLCPSGPLRPSFASVTPIADPDELLRAQAEPDLSYENGPYTLMSNCLWKGQFVTVRWLKPEPPGSRPHGPTDLLVAEQQHCSCLHHPQLLLLLAVSPSLDLCEVRLVFERVEMGSLYWALHQEAPCPPAPPSCLAALRLLLQLCEALLFLHGQGYVHRALTSHAIQLVRPGLAKLSSLEYMRPRAETGPRDPAPPPELYNWLPPEVIRDRPASTTSDLYSFCAVTQEIFTGAVPWYGAEGVAVQQWVQAGRALAPAACVPPPCYEVVRAGLAFRERERYGSLPDIRYILRKALQEATGRPVGPLSLSPRRLCTWAGEAWTPLECLPAGESHRVRMGWTGCTVSRPSPPPLCSPEVGDGSPERAAADGNAGRWAEPGRGSPVPGLQGKGQSSPQVCQAREASDSSLEVDSSSQEETRGWERGSPGSSTAEPARSPALPCVSSLQASACLLDQAQASLETLERRFASGIQALQDLVSLQGVLPARPRCGRRGAGQTGPRACCSLGALQGSGRPPMAPVGEHSGGPRGCPLQTLIDFSAWVRMQEQQQGLGCSDPAREPALDSPFGTLQSLDLLQEIIDELKGTGDAAVRQLASREQSRPRGCWKCMKTLGHDPSSSQICSGVQEGETLSHKD
- the LOC119857898 gene encoding CD276 antigen-like isoform X5, encoding MSSTVALLLLTQLSSLRGLGSDKLPVELPATSEAVLGGTAQLNCTYPPMADLILYWTRLGPDSERNVYIYYRGEHLASHDDLAYRGRATVPAGQPERGNGALWLHNVTLADEGRYRCRVKSNRGMGVRETKLQLTGPYRLSWLQPKPCSPSLQNVTLTCLAEGGYPLATVTIHDSTGRDYGARTLAAKDPQGLYRAAHTADVPCSSTASYTCIVNTTFHQQNRTRTLVLEEPQLAWKGCSGFGIGIGLAAVVLVSGALWGQKHQEPHPP